The Flavobacterium praedii genome window below encodes:
- a CDS encoding YihY/virulence factor BrkB family protein, translating into MLNKDSMSKSWFLLKITTLEFIDDNAIKLSAALAYYTIFALPPLLIIIITICSFFFGEEAVTGQLYGQIKSLVGNDAAVQIQEAIKNVELSGNTVFATVFGVVMLLIGASGVFAEIQSSINYIWGLRAKPNKGFKKFIQNRLMSFSMIVSLGFLMIVSLLVNVILDIVNSRLKLYFPESTIYLFYVINSVIVFSIITLLFAIIFRTLPDGIIKWRDACFGAACTAILFMVGKFGIGYYLGNSTIGSIYGATGSVIIILVWVYYSAIILYFGAEFTKVYAKTYGGKIFPNEYSVEIKKEIFEIDKP; encoded by the coding sequence ATGCTAAATAAAGACTCAATGTCAAAATCTTGGTTTTTACTTAAAATTACAACTTTAGAATTTATCGATGATAATGCTATAAAACTAAGTGCTGCTTTGGCGTATTACACAATTTTTGCACTACCGCCACTTTTAATCATTATTATTACAATTTGTAGTTTTTTCTTTGGCGAGGAAGCCGTCACGGGGCAGCTTTATGGACAAATAAAATCTTTGGTTGGTAACGATGCCGCTGTTCAAATTCAGGAGGCTATAAAAAATGTTGAACTGTCTGGGAATACTGTTTTTGCCACTGTATTTGGAGTTGTCATGCTGCTAATTGGGGCTTCAGGAGTTTTTGCGGAGATTCAAAGCTCAATCAATTATATTTGGGGACTGCGTGCCAAACCGAATAAAGGGTTTAAAAAGTTTATCCAGAATCGATTGATGTCTTTTTCGATGATTGTTTCATTGGGTTTTTTGATGATAGTGAGTTTATTGGTAAATGTTATATTGGATATAGTAAATTCTAGGTTGAAATTATATTTTCCAGAAAGTACGATTTACTTATTTTATGTCATTAATTCGGTAATTGTCTTTAGCATAATCACATTGCTTTTTGCCATTATTTTTAGAACATTGCCAGACGGGATTATAAAATGGCGAGATGCTTGTTTTGGAGCTGCTTGTACTGCAATATTGTTTATGGTAGGTAAATTTGGCATTGGTTATTATCTTGGGAATTCTACTATTGGTTCTATATATGGTGCTACGGGTTCGGTAATAATTATTTTGGTTTGGGTATATTATTCGGCTATAATTCTTTACTTTGGTGCTGAGTTTACCAAGGTGTATGCGAAAACGTATGGCGGTAAAATTTTTCCAAATGAATATTCTGTCGAAATAAAAAAAGAAATTTTTGAAATAGATAAACCTTAA
- a CDS encoding nucleotidyltransferase substrate binding protein, with product MENQDIRWKQRFEHFVKAFRQLKNAKELKNERDYTELELQGVIQAFEVSQELSWKVMKDFLEDQGKTDLFGSKIAVKEAFNVGLISNGDVWFDMIKSRNLTSHIYDESEVLAILEIILNDYFPVFIDFENKMKTYL from the coding sequence ATGGAAAATCAAGATATTCGTTGGAAGCAAAGATTTGAGCATTTTGTAAAAGCTTTTAGGCAATTAAAAAATGCCAAAGAGTTAAAAAATGAACGAGATTACACTGAATTAGAATTACAAGGTGTGATACAAGCTTTTGAAGTTTCGCAAGAATTATCATGGAAAGTAATGAAAGACTTCCTGGAAGACCAAGGGAAAACAGATTTGTTTGGGAGTAAAATTGCAGTCAAAGAAGCATTTAATGTTGGACTTATTTCAAATGGTGATGTTTGGTTTGATATGATTAAAAGCAGGAATTTGACTTCTCACATATACGATGAAAGTGAAGTTTTAGCAATTTTAGAAATTATTCTAAATGATTATTTTCCTGTTTTTATAGATTTTGAAAATAAAATGAAAACTTATTTGTAA
- a CDS encoding IS982 family transposase, whose amino-acid sequence MSNIVKNYFRVLEVISSLNIDLNNKFQVGRKAKMNDIEVVALSLTAEYMSIDSENDLFKQLANTSIPNLIERSQFNKRRRKLFEFSETIRTTLASSFLEFEDYFIIDSMPLEICKKARENRLKICKKDFETAPSKGFCASQDTWFYGYKLHGICSVSGVFHSIDITKASVHDVQILNDAKNQLSDCVLLGDRGYLSSTQQLDLFQTANIVLETPMRMNQKGYVKQPYIFRKSRKRIETLFSQLCDQFKIRNNYAKSFEGFKTRILAKITALTMVQYINKFIFDRPINNIKIQIN is encoded by the coding sequence ATGTCAAATATAGTAAAAAATTATTTTAGAGTTTTAGAAGTTATAAGTTCTTTGAATATTGATTTGAACAATAAATTTCAAGTTGGCAGAAAAGCAAAAATGAATGATATTGAAGTAGTTGCTTTGAGTTTAACCGCTGAGTATATGTCTATTGACAGTGAAAATGATTTGTTCAAACAATTAGCTAATACATCAATTCCGAATTTAATTGAACGAAGTCAGTTCAACAAAAGACGCAGAAAATTGTTTGAATTTTCAGAAACAATCAGAACAACTTTAGCTAGTTCGTTTTTAGAATTTGAAGACTATTTCATTATAGACAGTATGCCTTTGGAAATATGTAAAAAAGCTAGAGAAAATAGGCTTAAAATTTGTAAAAAAGATTTTGAGACTGCTCCCTCTAAAGGATTTTGTGCATCGCAAGACACTTGGTTTTATGGCTATAAATTACATGGAATTTGTTCGGTTTCTGGAGTGTTTCATTCCATTGATATCACTAAAGCAAGTGTTCATGATGTTCAAATTTTGAATGATGCAAAAAATCAATTATCTGATTGCGTGTTACTTGGAGACAGAGGATATTTATCTTCAACCCAACAATTAGATTTATTTCAAACAGCAAATATAGTTTTAGAAACACCAATGAGAATGAATCAAAAAGGGTATGTAAAACAACCATATATATTTAGAAAATCAAGAAAAAGAATAGAAACTTTGTTCTCACAATTATGCGACCAATTCAAAATAAGAAACAACTATGCTAAATCTTTCGAAGGTTTTAAAACCAGAATTTTAGCAAAAATTACAGCATTAACAATGGTTCAATATATCAATAAATTTATATTTGACAGACCAATTAATAACATTAAAATTCAAATCAATTAA
- a CDS encoding nucleotidyltransferase domain-containing protein, producing the protein MFGIYPKSWEEILSIIEDCSSIDEVVIYGSRAKGNFKEGSDIDITLKGNVDKKDLNKLWHKLDDSFIPYKFDISIYNDLKSESLIEHIQRVGKIFYKRIN; encoded by the coding sequence ATGTTTGGAATATATCCTAAAAGTTGGGAAGAGATTTTATCAATAATTGAAGATTGTTCTTCTATTGATGAGGTTGTTATATATGGTTCCAGAGCCAAGGGAAATTTTAAAGAGGGTTCGGATATAGATATTACACTAAAGGGAAATGTCGATAAAAAAGATTTAAATAAGTTGTGGCACAAACTAGATGATAGCTTTATTCCGTATAAATTCGATATTTCAATTTATAATGATTTGAAATCGGAAAGTTTAATTGAGCATATTCAAAGAGTTGGTAAAATTTTTTATAAAAGAATAAACTGA
- a CDS encoding DNA topoisomerase IV subunit B: MSDQNQYTEDNIRSLDWKEHIRMRPGMYIGKLGDGSSPDDGIYILLKEVLDNCIDEFVMGAGKTIEVTIKDKTVTVRDYGRGIPLGKVIDVVSKMNTGGKYDSLAFKKSVGLNGVGTKAVNALSHFFRVESVRDEKQKAAEFSGGNLVLEEDIIETTKRKGTKVSFIPDETIFKNYKFRYEYVIKMLKNYCYLNNGLTIIFNGEKYYSENGLKDLLEETIHADDLEYPIIHLKGDDIEMALTHSKTQYSEEYHSFVNGQNTTQGGTHLAAYREAIVKTIREFYNKSFEASDVRKSVVSAISIKVMEPVFESQTKTKLGSTDMGSELGMPSVRTFVNDFVKTKLDNYLHKNPVTADALLRKILQAERERKELSGIRKLATDRAKKANLHNKKLRDCRAHLPDTKNPKSLESTLFITEGDSASGSITKSRDVNTQAVFSLRGKPLNSYGMSKKIVYENEEFNLLQAALDIEDGLEKLRYNNIVIATDADVDGMHIRLLLITFFLQFFPELIKEGHLYILQTPLFRVRNKKETIYCYSEEERKDAIEKLKPKPEITRFKGLGEISPDEFKNFIGETIRLDPIMMDKNTSIEQLLSFYMGKNTPDRQDFIIKNLKVEIDVLEEVK, translated from the coding sequence ATGTCAGATCAAAATCAATATACCGAAGATAATATTCGTTCTCTCGACTGGAAAGAACACATCCGTATGCGTCCTGGGATGTACATCGGAAAACTAGGGGATGGTTCTTCGCCAGACGATGGTATTTATATTTTATTAAAAGAAGTTCTCGATAACTGTATCGATGAATTTGTAATGGGTGCCGGCAAAACCATCGAAGTTACCATTAAGGACAAAACAGTTACCGTTCGTGATTATGGCCGTGGAATTCCATTAGGAAAGGTAATTGATGTGGTGTCCAAAATGAATACCGGTGGTAAATACGATTCATTGGCATTTAAAAAATCGGTGGGTTTGAATGGAGTCGGGACAAAAGCTGTGAATGCTTTGTCTCATTTTTTTCGTGTTGAATCTGTTCGTGACGAAAAACAAAAAGCTGCCGAGTTTTCTGGAGGTAATTTGGTTTTGGAGGAAGATATAATTGAAACTACGAAACGAAAAGGAACAAAAGTGTCTTTTATTCCAGATGAGACCATCTTTAAAAATTATAAATTCAGATATGAGTATGTCATCAAAATGCTCAAAAACTATTGTTACTTAAACAATGGACTGACGATTATTTTTAATGGCGAAAAATATTATTCCGAAAATGGATTAAAAGATTTACTGGAAGAAACCATACACGCTGATGATTTAGAGTATCCGATTATTCACCTCAAAGGAGATGATATCGAAATGGCTTTGACCCACAGTAAAACCCAATATAGTGAAGAATACCACTCATTTGTTAATGGACAAAACACCACACAGGGAGGAACGCATCTCGCGGCTTATCGTGAGGCAATTGTAAAAACAATCAGAGAGTTTTACAACAAAAGTTTTGAAGCTTCGGATGTACGTAAATCGGTTGTGAGTGCGATAAGTATCAAAGTGATGGAACCTGTTTTTGAGTCACAGACAAAAACCAAATTGGGATCTACCGATATGGGTTCTGAACTAGGAATGCCTTCTGTTCGTACTTTTGTAAATGATTTTGTGAAAACAAAACTGGACAATTATTTGCACAAAAATCCAGTAACAGCAGATGCTTTATTGCGAAAAATTCTTCAAGCCGAACGCGAGCGTAAAGAATTATCAGGGATTCGAAAACTAGCTACTGATCGTGCCAAAAAAGCCAATCTGCACAATAAAAAATTAAGGGATTGCCGTGCGCATCTTCCGGATACCAAAAATCCTAAGAGTTTAGAAAGCACTTTGTTTATTACCGAGGGGGACTCGGCTTCGGGGTCGATTACCAAATCTCGTGATGTAAATACCCAAGCGGTCTTTAGTTTGCGTGGTAAGCCTTTGAACTCCTATGGAATGAGTAAAAAGATCGTGTATGAAAACGAAGAATTCAATTTATTGCAAGCGGCGTTAGACATTGAAGATGGATTGGAAAAATTGCGTTACAACAACATCGTAATTGCAACCGATGCCGATGTCGATGGAATGCACATTCGCTTGCTGTTGATTACTTTTTTCTTGCAGTTTTTCCCAGAATTAATCAAAGAAGGGCATTTGTATATTTTGCAGACACCGCTTTTTAGAGTACGAAACAAAAAAGAAACCATTTATTGCTATTCGGAAGAAGAGCGAAAAGACGCCATAGAAAAACTAAAACCAAAACCAGAAATCACTCGATTTAAGGGATTGGGAGAAATATCACCAGACGAGTTCAAAAATTTTATCGGAGAAACCATTCGTCTTGATCCTATTATGATGGATAAAAACACTTCAATCGAACAGTTATTGTCGTTTTATATGGGTAAAAATACTCCAGACCGACAAGATTTTATTATCAAGAATTTGAAGGTAGAGATTGATGTTTTGGAAGAAGTGAAATAA
- a CDS encoding DNA gyrase/topoisomerase IV subunit A — MKDEEDDNIIPANEENNSEDQSNDENQDDTDSDEIIEVEAKHFEGGHFYENDNEEGDTITKVTGMYKDWFLDYASYVILERAVPAIEDGFKPVQRRIMHSLKELDDGRYNKVANVVGHTMQYHPHGDQSIGDAMVQIGQKELLIDCQGNWGNILTGDGAAASRYIEARLSKFALEVLYSPKITDWGVSYDGRRAEPNNLPVKFPLLLASGAEGIAVGLSTKVLPHNFNELIDSSIKILKGKPFTLYPDFLTQGIADVSNYNDGLRGGRVRVRAKIGQLDKNTLVITQIPFSTNTTTLIDSILKANDKGKIKIKKIEDNTAAEVEILIHLFPGVSPDKTIDALFAFTACETSVAPLGCVIEDNKPLFIGVSDMLKISTNRTVDLLRQELEIQLEELKNKWHFSTLEKIFIREEMYIEFKLYGDRESLYVYLYDRFEPFKKSFVRDIHDDDLHRLTQIPMIRITRFDSDKADDFIAKLEEEMKEVEHHLANLVDFAIAYFTKLKEKYGKGRERQTELRIFDDIEATKVVLRNTKLYVNREEGFVGTSLKKDEYVTDCSDIDDVIVFLRNGKMMITKVDAKTFVGKDIIHIAIFDKSDKRTIYNMIYRDGKSGPSYIKRFNVTGVTRDKPYDLTNETAGSQILYFSCNPNGEAEVITILLRQVGSIKKLKFDIDFASLAIKGRASKGNLVSKYPIKKIELKEKGISTLLPRKVWFDDTVQRLNVDARGELLGEFRPSDKILVVSQAGKIKVITPELSTHFDEDMIVLEKWIPKKPISAIYYDGEKERYYIKRFLVETENKEESFITEHPNSRLEIVATDYRPVAELVFPKIKGVQKENQTVDIESFIAVKGFKALGNQLTTDKLKQVNLLEPLPYEVPEEIIPEELEVKGDTNIDDSDIQLEDDGQVVLF; from the coding sequence ATGAAAGACGAAGAAGACGATAACATAATCCCAGCAAACGAAGAAAATAATTCGGAAGATCAATCAAATGATGAAAATCAGGATGATACTGATTCCGATGAAATTATTGAAGTAGAAGCCAAACATTTTGAAGGCGGGCATTTTTATGAGAATGATAATGAGGAAGGCGATACCATTACCAAAGTTACAGGAATGTACAAAGATTGGTTTTTGGATTATGCTTCTTATGTAATTCTAGAACGTGCTGTTCCTGCTATTGAGGATGGTTTCAAACCCGTGCAACGAAGAATCATGCACTCTTTGAAAGAGTTGGACGATGGTCGTTACAATAAGGTTGCCAATGTTGTTGGTCACACCATGCAGTATCACCCGCATGGGGATCAAAGTATTGGTGATGCAATGGTACAAATTGGCCAGAAAGAATTATTAATCGATTGCCAAGGGAACTGGGGGAATATCTTGACGGGTGATGGAGCTGCGGCTTCTCGTTATATCGAAGCACGTTTGTCAAAATTTGCTTTGGAAGTATTGTATTCTCCGAAAATCACCGATTGGGGTGTTTCTTATGATGGACGTCGTGCCGAACCGAATAATTTACCGGTAAAATTCCCATTATTACTGGCGTCGGGAGCGGAGGGGATTGCAGTAGGTCTTTCGACCAAAGTCTTACCTCATAACTTTAATGAGCTGATTGATTCGTCAATTAAAATCTTAAAAGGAAAACCATTTACCTTATATCCGGATTTCTTGACACAAGGTATTGCCGATGTGTCCAATTATAATGATGGATTGCGTGGCGGACGTGTTCGTGTTCGTGCCAAAATTGGTCAACTTGACAAAAATACGTTGGTGATTACTCAAATTCCGTTTTCGACTAATACGACGACTTTGATTGACAGTATTTTGAAAGCCAACGATAAAGGTAAAATCAAAATCAAAAAAATTGAAGACAATACCGCTGCTGAGGTTGAGATATTAATTCATCTTTTCCCTGGGGTTTCTCCAGATAAAACGATCGATGCCTTATTTGCTTTTACAGCCTGCGAAACTTCGGTAGCGCCATTGGGTTGTGTGATTGAGGATAATAAACCGTTGTTTATTGGGGTTTCGGATATGTTGAAGATTTCGACGAACAGAACGGTTGATTTGCTTCGACAAGAATTAGAAATTCAATTAGAAGAATTAAAAAATAAATGGCATTTCTCAACTTTAGAGAAAATCTTTATTCGGGAAGAAATGTACATTGAATTTAAGTTGTATGGAGATAGAGAGTCGCTGTATGTCTATTTATATGATCGTTTTGAGCCTTTCAAAAAATCATTTGTTAGAGATATTCATGATGATGATTTGCATCGATTAACTCAAATTCCAATGATTCGTATTACTCGTTTCGATTCTGACAAAGCTGATGACTTTATTGCTAAGTTAGAAGAAGAAATGAAGGAAGTAGAGCATCACTTAGCTAATTTAGTTGATTTTGCGATTGCTTATTTTACAAAGCTAAAAGAGAAGTACGGAAAAGGCAGAGAACGCCAAACCGAGTTGCGTATTTTTGATGATATCGAAGCTACAAAAGTGGTTTTAAGAAATACCAAATTATATGTAAATAGGGAAGAAGGTTTCGTTGGGACAAGCTTGAAAAAAGACGAATATGTTACCGATTGTTCCGATATTGATGATGTAATTGTTTTTCTAAGAAACGGAAAAATGATGATTACCAAAGTCGATGCAAAAACCTTTGTTGGAAAAGATATTATTCATATTGCTATTTTTGACAAAAGTGACAAACGAACCATTTATAATATGATTTATCGTGATGGAAAATCTGGTCCATCGTATATCAAGCGATTTAATGTGACGGGGGTTACACGTGACAAACCGTATGATTTAACGAATGAAACTGCGGGATCACAAATTTTATATTTTTCTTGCAATCCAAATGGAGAAGCAGAGGTTATTACCATTTTATTGCGACAAGTGGGAAGTATAAAGAAATTGAAATTTGATATTGATTTTGCTTCTTTAGCAATTAAAGGTCGTGCTTCCAAAGGGAATTTAGTTTCTAAATATCCAATTAAGAAAATTGAATTGAAGGAGAAAGGAATTTCGACTTTATTGCCTAGAAAAGTTTGGTTTGATGATACCGTTCAACGATTGAATGTTGATGCTAGGGGAGAACTGTTGGGCGAATTTAGACCAAGTGATAAAATTTTGGTGGTATCACAAGCGGGAAAAATCAAAGTCATTACGCCTGAGTTATCTACACACTTTGATGAAGATATGATTGTCTTGGAGAAATGGATTCCTAAAAAACCAATTTCGGCCATTTATTATGATGGTGAAAAAGAGCGTTATTACATCAAACGTTTCTTGGTAGAAACCGAAAATAAAGAGGAATCATTTATCACAGAACATCCTAATTCAAGATTAGAAATCGTAGCAACAGATTATCGTCCTGTAGCCGAACTCGTTTTTCCTAAAATAAAAGGAGTTCAAAAAGAAAATCAGACTGTAGATATTGAGTCGTTTATAGCTGTAAAAGGTTTTAAAGCACTAGGAAATCAATTGACTACCGATAAACTGAAACAAGTAAATTTATTAGAACCATTGCCTTACGAAGTTCCTGAGGAAATTATTCCAGAAGAATTAGAAGTTAAAGGAGATACTAATATTGACGATTCGGACATTCAATTGGAAGATGATGGTCAGGTTGTTTTGTTTTAG
- a CDS encoding NADPH-dependent FMN reductase yields the protein MKIIAFAGSPSKNSINKKLATYASDLFKNAEVEVLDLNDFEMPLFSVDKEIVIGQHPLAKAFLDKIASADVLVVSLAENNGNYSAAFKNTVDWCSRINGKIFQDKPMLLMATSPGARGGASVLEIAKNNFPRFTADIKAVFSLPSFNENFDIEANVISNVELDNQLKEIVAGL from the coding sequence ATGAAAATCATAGCTTTTGCCGGAAGTCCAAGTAAAAATTCCATAAATAAAAAATTGGCCACTTATGCTTCGGATTTATTTAAAAATGCTGAAGTGGAAGTGTTGGATTTAAATGATTTTGAAATGCCGTTATTCAGCGTTGACAAGGAAATTGTAATTGGTCAACACCCCTTGGCGAAAGCCTTTTTGGATAAAATTGCATCGGCCGATGTTTTGGTAGTTTCGCTTGCCGAAAATAATGGTAATTACAGTGCCGCTTTCAAAAACACAGTGGATTGGTGTTCTAGAATAAACGGAAAAATTTTTCAAGATAAACCCATGTTATTGATGGCTACTTCACCGGGTGCCAGAGGTGGAGCTAGTGTTTTAGAAATTGCCAAAAATAATTTCCCTCGTTTTACTGCCGATATTAAAGCAGTTTTCTCACTGCCAAGTTTTAATGAAAATTTTGATATTGAAGCTAATGTTATTTCAAACGTTGAATTAGATAATCAATTAAAAGAGATTGTTGCTGGTTTGTAA
- the ychF gene encoding redox-regulated ATPase YchF translates to MKAGIVGLPNVGKSTLFNCLSNAKAQSANFPFCTIEPNIGVVNVPDPRIEKLELLVKPERVQMATVDIVDIAGLVKGASKGEGLGNQFLGNIRECNAIIHVLRCFDNDNIVHVDGNVNPIRDKETIDIELQLKDLENVEKRLEKVNRAAKTGNKEAQTEKAFLDRIRESLLQAKSARTVLPQNNDEELLLESFQLITAKPVLYVCNVDENSAVNGNKYVDQVRELVKDEDAEVIVLSVGAEADITELESYEERQVFLEDMGLSEPGASVLIRAAYKLLKQQTYFTAGVKEVRAWTINIGATAPQAAGVIHTDFEKGFIRAEVIAYEDFIHYGSEAKCKEAGKFKVEGKEYIVKDGDVMHFRFNV, encoded by the coding sequence ATGAAAGCAGGAATTGTAGGGTTACCAAATGTTGGAAAATCAACATTATTCAATTGTTTATCGAATGCAAAAGCGCAAAGTGCTAACTTTCCTTTTTGTACTATCGAACCTAATATTGGTGTGGTAAATGTACCCGATCCAAGAATTGAAAAATTAGAATTGTTGGTAAAACCAGAACGCGTTCAAATGGCGACAGTAGATATCGTTGATATTGCTGGATTGGTTAAAGGAGCTAGTAAAGGAGAAGGTTTAGGAAATCAATTTTTGGGAAACATTAGAGAGTGTAACGCTATTATTCACGTATTGCGTTGTTTTGATAATGATAATATTGTTCACGTTGACGGTAATGTAAATCCTATTCGTGACAAAGAAACTATTGATATCGAATTGCAATTGAAAGATCTTGAAAACGTTGAAAAGCGTTTGGAAAAAGTAAATCGTGCTGCCAAAACTGGTAATAAAGAGGCGCAGACTGAAAAAGCTTTTTTAGATCGAATTAGAGAATCACTTTTACAAGCAAAATCTGCTAGAACAGTATTGCCTCAAAATAATGACGAGGAACTATTGTTGGAAAGTTTTCAATTGATTACTGCAAAACCTGTATTGTACGTTTGTAATGTGGATGAAAATTCAGCAGTAAACGGAAATAAATATGTAGATCAAGTTCGTGAATTGGTAAAAGATGAAGATGCAGAAGTAATAGTACTTTCTGTAGGTGCTGAAGCCGATATCACCGAATTGGAAAGTTACGAAGAGCGTCAAGTGTTTCTTGAAGATATGGGATTAAGCGAGCCAGGAGCATCTGTTTTAATTCGTGCAGCTTACAAATTATTAAAACAACAAACTTATTTTACTGCTGGTGTCAAAGAAGTACGTGCTTGGACCATCAATATTGGAGCTACTGCGCCACAAGCAGCTGGGGTTATCCATACCGATTTTGAAAAAGGTTTCATCCGCGCCGAAGTAATTGCATACGAAGATTTTATTCACTACGGATCGGAAGCCAAATGCAAAGAGGCAGGAAAATTCAAAGTAGAAGGAAAAGAATATATCGTAAAAGATGGAGACGTAATGCATTTTAGATTTAATGTGTAG